One genomic region from Astyanax mexicanus isolate ESR-SI-001 unplaced genomic scaffold, AstMex3_surface scaffold_38, whole genome shotgun sequence encodes:
- the LOC103030411 gene encoding NLR family CARD domain-containing protein 3-like isoform X1, with protein MLIFLSQTHEERPDSLLEPSCISLKTNHSMEIGVFFKDREASSAPSQIQAERPDSLEPSCISLKTNRSMEIGVFFKDREPSSAPSILHKALERVNMMKLPRTLRTCPTDREPQPGPATAEDFKSTLKKTCQWLNDLITKHGTRTLLTNVYTELYISVGEGKEINSEHEVRQMEAASRVSTEETPIKCNDLFTPLSEQDKPIRTVLTKGDAGIGKTVSVQKFILDWAEGKANQDLHFIFPLPFRELNLMKDQKLSLMDLLHECFKETKEMEISSSHKALFIFDGLDESRLALDFQNGVNLCDVTESAPVEVLLMNLMKGNLLPSALIWITSRPAAADQIPSECVDRVTEVRGFSDPQKEEYFRKRISDQSLADRTIKHLKTSRSLYIMCQIPVFCWISATVLEKILNEAQNRETPKTLTEMYTHFIIIQTQIIREKYQKNQQHTDEEMLLKLGQLAFQQLMKGNLVFYDEDLRECGIDIIVALVYSGVCTQIFREESELLHSKVFCFVHLSIQEHLAALYVHLTFMNRKKNVLKQKLSSKLRILKRTEDTLSDIHKSAIDQFLYGENEHLDLFVRFLMGLSVESNQTLLQDIVTRTESSPESNDKTVQYIKKKIRENPSAEKSINLFHCLNELEHHSLVEEIQHYLQSGDLQTRKLSPSQWSAVIFVLRTSSQEIDVFDLSKYTKYFTPDDVLLHLLPVVATSRKAQLYNCFLKEKSWTALASVLSSEFNSLRELDLTGSYLQHPADKLLFAGLENPLCKLETLTLWYCWISPGGCAALALALKSNPSHLRKLDLTKNKIGNTGVKLLSVGLENPLCKLETLKLWDCKITEEGCAALASALKSNPSHLRKLDLTANKIGDSGVKLLSTVLMNPLCKLEKLRLKDCKITGEGCDSLVSALNSNPLSLRVLNLSGNKVGDTGVKLLLALKADEKYRLQEVWV; from the exons atgttaatttttttaagtcaaacccATGAGGAGAGACCGGACTCTCTACTAGAACCCAGCTGCATATCATTGAAGACTAACCATTCGATGGAGATAGGTGTATTTTTTAAAGATAGAGAGGCCTCATCTGCACCCAG tcaaatccAGGCGGAGAGACCGGACTCTCTAGAACCCAGCTGCATATCCTTGAAGACTAACCGTTCTATGGAGATTGGTGTATTTTTCAAAGATAGAGAGCCCTCATCTGCACCCag CATCCTGCACAAGGCCTTGGAAAGAGTGAACATGATGAAGCTACCAAGAACACTAAGAACATGCCCTACAGACAGAGA GCCTCAACCTGGACCTGCTACAGCTGAAGATTTCAAATCTACTCTGAAAAAGACATGTCAATGGTTGAATGACTTGATAACAAAGCATGGAACCCGAACACTTCTGACTAAtgtctacacagagctctacatcagcGTGGGAGAGGGTAAAGAGATCAACAGTGAACATGAGGTGAGACAGATGGAGGCAGCATCCAGAGTGTCAACAGAGGAAACACCAATCAAATGCAATGACCTCTTTACACCCTTATCTGAACAAGACAaacccatcagaactgtgctgactaagggagatgctggaattggaaaaacagtctctgtgcagaagtttattctggactgggctgaagggaAAGCGAATCAGGATCTCcacttcatatttccacttccctTCAGAGAACTGAATTTAATGAAGGACCAGAAACTCAGTCTGATGGATCTCCTTCATGAATGTTTTAAAGAGACAAAAGAAATGGAAATCTCCAGCTCACACAAAGCTCTGTTCATCTTCGATGGTTTAGACGAGAGTCGTTTAGCTCTAGACTTTCAGAACGGAGTGAATCTGTGTGATGTCACTGAATCAGCACCAGTGGAGGTTCTGCTGATGAACCTGATGAAGGGGAATCTCCTTCCTTCTGCTCTGATCTGGATAACCTCCCGACCGGCAGCAGCTGATCAAATCCCCTCTGAGTGTGTGGATCGAGTGACAGAGGTACGAGGCTTCAGTGAcccacagaaggaggagtacttcaggaagaggaTCAGTGATCAGAGCCTGGCTGATAGAACCATCAAACACCTGAAGAcatcaagaagcctctacatcatgtgccaaaTCCCTGTGTTCTGCTGGATTTCAGCCACAGTTCTGGAGAAAATACTAAATGAAGCTCAGAACAGAGAGACCCCCAAAACTCTGACTGAAATGTACACACACTTCATCATCATTCAGACACAAATCATCAGAGAAAAGTACCAGAAGAACCAGCAGCACACTGATGAAGAAATGCTCCTCAAACTGGGACAACTGGCTTTTCAGCAGCTGATGAAAGGAAACCTGGTCTTCTATGATGAAGATCTCAGGGAGTGTGGAATTGATATCATAGTAGCATTAGTGTACTCAGGTGTGTGTACACAGATCTTCAGAGAGGAATCTGAGCTGCTTCACAGTAAAGTTTTCTGCTTTGTTCACCTGAGCATTCAGGAACATCTCGCTGCTCTATATGTGCACCTGACCTTCATGAACCGGAAGAAGAATGTTCTGAAACAAAAACTTTCCTCTAAACTGAGAATCCTGAAGAGAACAGAGGATACACTCTCAGATATTCACAAGAGTGCAATAGATCAGTTCTTATACGGTGAGAATGAACATCTGGATCTCTTTGTTCGTTTTCTTATGGGTCTCTCAGTGGAGTCCAATCAGACCCTCTTACAAGACATTGTGACTCGAACAGAAAGTAGCCCCGAAAGTAACGACAAAACAGTTCAATACATCAAGAAAAAGATCAGAGAGAACCCTTCtgcagagaaatccatcaatctgtttcactgtctgaatgaactagAACACCATTCCTTAGTGGAGGAAATCCAGCATTACCTACAGTCTGGAGATCTTCAAACGAGAAAACTCTCTCCTTCACAGTGGTCCGCTGTGATCTTTGTGTTGCGGACATCATCACAGGAAATTGACGTATTTGACTTGAGTAAATACACCAAGTATTTTACACCAGACGATGTCCTTCTGCATCTGCTGCCTGTGGTTGCAACATCCAGAAAGGCTCA GCTTTACAATTGTTTTCTGAAAGAGAAAAGTTGGACAGCTCTGGCCTCAGTCCTCAGCTCGGAGTTCAACAGTCTGAGAGAGCTGGATTTGACCGGGAGTTATTTGCAACATCCAGCTGACAAGCTGCTCTTTGCTGGACTGGAGAATCCCCTCTGTAAACTTGAGACTCTCAC ATTGTGGTATTGTTGGATCTCACCGGGAGGCTGTGCTGCTCTGGCTttagctctgaaatcaaacccttcACACCTGAGAAAACTGGATCTGACTAAAAACAAAATAGGAAATACAGGGGTGAAGCTGCTCTCTGTTGGACTGGAGAATCCTTTGTGCAAACTTGAGACACTGAA GTTGTGGGATTGTAAAATAACAGAGGAAGGTTGTgctgctctggcttcagctctgaagTCAAACCCCTCACACCTCAGAAAACTGGATCTGACTGCAAATAAAATAGGAGACTccggagtgaagctgctctctacTGTACTGATGAATCCTCTCTGCAAACTGGAGAAGCTGAG
- the LOC103030411 gene encoding NLR family CARD domain-containing protein 3-like isoform X2 yields the protein MEIGVFFKDREPSSAPSILHKALERVNMMKLPRTLRTCPTDREPQPGPATAEDFKSTLKKTCQWLNDLITKHGTRTLLTNVYTELYISVGEGKEINSEHEVRQMEAASRVSTEETPIKCNDLFTPLSEQDKPIRTVLTKGDAGIGKTVSVQKFILDWAEGKANQDLHFIFPLPFRELNLMKDQKLSLMDLLHECFKETKEMEISSSHKALFIFDGLDESRLALDFQNGVNLCDVTESAPVEVLLMNLMKGNLLPSALIWITSRPAAADQIPSECVDRVTEVRGFSDPQKEEYFRKRISDQSLADRTIKHLKTSRSLYIMCQIPVFCWISATVLEKILNEAQNRETPKTLTEMYTHFIIIQTQIIREKYQKNQQHTDEEMLLKLGQLAFQQLMKGNLVFYDEDLRECGIDIIVALVYSGVCTQIFREESELLHSKVFCFVHLSIQEHLAALYVHLTFMNRKKNVLKQKLSSKLRILKRTEDTLSDIHKSAIDQFLYGENEHLDLFVRFLMGLSVESNQTLLQDIVTRTESSPESNDKTVQYIKKKIRENPSAEKSINLFHCLNELEHHSLVEEIQHYLQSGDLQTRKLSPSQWSAVIFVLRTSSQEIDVFDLSKYTKYFTPDDVLLHLLPVVATSRKAQLYNCFLKEKSWTALASVLSSEFNSLRELDLTGSYLQHPADKLLFAGLENPLCKLETLTLWYCWISPGGCAALALALKSNPSHLRKLDLTKNKIGNTGVKLLSVGLENPLCKLETLKLWDCKITEEGCAALASALKSNPSHLRKLDLTANKIGDSGVKLLSTVLMNPLCKLEKLRLKDCKITGEGCDSLVSALNSNPLSLRVLNLSGNKVGDTGVKLLLALKADEKYRLQEVWV from the exons ATGGAGATTGGTGTATTTTTCAAAGATAGAGAGCCCTCATCTGCACCCag CATCCTGCACAAGGCCTTGGAAAGAGTGAACATGATGAAGCTACCAAGAACACTAAGAACATGCCCTACAGACAGAGA GCCTCAACCTGGACCTGCTACAGCTGAAGATTTCAAATCTACTCTGAAAAAGACATGTCAATGGTTGAATGACTTGATAACAAAGCATGGAACCCGAACACTTCTGACTAAtgtctacacagagctctacatcagcGTGGGAGAGGGTAAAGAGATCAACAGTGAACATGAGGTGAGACAGATGGAGGCAGCATCCAGAGTGTCAACAGAGGAAACACCAATCAAATGCAATGACCTCTTTACACCCTTATCTGAACAAGACAaacccatcagaactgtgctgactaagggagatgctggaattggaaaaacagtctctgtgcagaagtttattctggactgggctgaagggaAAGCGAATCAGGATCTCcacttcatatttccacttccctTCAGAGAACTGAATTTAATGAAGGACCAGAAACTCAGTCTGATGGATCTCCTTCATGAATGTTTTAAAGAGACAAAAGAAATGGAAATCTCCAGCTCACACAAAGCTCTGTTCATCTTCGATGGTTTAGACGAGAGTCGTTTAGCTCTAGACTTTCAGAACGGAGTGAATCTGTGTGATGTCACTGAATCAGCACCAGTGGAGGTTCTGCTGATGAACCTGATGAAGGGGAATCTCCTTCCTTCTGCTCTGATCTGGATAACCTCCCGACCGGCAGCAGCTGATCAAATCCCCTCTGAGTGTGTGGATCGAGTGACAGAGGTACGAGGCTTCAGTGAcccacagaaggaggagtacttcaggaagaggaTCAGTGATCAGAGCCTGGCTGATAGAACCATCAAACACCTGAAGAcatcaagaagcctctacatcatgtgccaaaTCCCTGTGTTCTGCTGGATTTCAGCCACAGTTCTGGAGAAAATACTAAATGAAGCTCAGAACAGAGAGACCCCCAAAACTCTGACTGAAATGTACACACACTTCATCATCATTCAGACACAAATCATCAGAGAAAAGTACCAGAAGAACCAGCAGCACACTGATGAAGAAATGCTCCTCAAACTGGGACAACTGGCTTTTCAGCAGCTGATGAAAGGAAACCTGGTCTTCTATGATGAAGATCTCAGGGAGTGTGGAATTGATATCATAGTAGCATTAGTGTACTCAGGTGTGTGTACACAGATCTTCAGAGAGGAATCTGAGCTGCTTCACAGTAAAGTTTTCTGCTTTGTTCACCTGAGCATTCAGGAACATCTCGCTGCTCTATATGTGCACCTGACCTTCATGAACCGGAAGAAGAATGTTCTGAAACAAAAACTTTCCTCTAAACTGAGAATCCTGAAGAGAACAGAGGATACACTCTCAGATATTCACAAGAGTGCAATAGATCAGTTCTTATACGGTGAGAATGAACATCTGGATCTCTTTGTTCGTTTTCTTATGGGTCTCTCAGTGGAGTCCAATCAGACCCTCTTACAAGACATTGTGACTCGAACAGAAAGTAGCCCCGAAAGTAACGACAAAACAGTTCAATACATCAAGAAAAAGATCAGAGAGAACCCTTCtgcagagaaatccatcaatctgtttcactgtctgaatgaactagAACACCATTCCTTAGTGGAGGAAATCCAGCATTACCTACAGTCTGGAGATCTTCAAACGAGAAAACTCTCTCCTTCACAGTGGTCCGCTGTGATCTTTGTGTTGCGGACATCATCACAGGAAATTGACGTATTTGACTTGAGTAAATACACCAAGTATTTTACACCAGACGATGTCCTTCTGCATCTGCTGCCTGTGGTTGCAACATCCAGAAAGGCTCA GCTTTACAATTGTTTTCTGAAAGAGAAAAGTTGGACAGCTCTGGCCTCAGTCCTCAGCTCGGAGTTCAACAGTCTGAGAGAGCTGGATTTGACCGGGAGTTATTTGCAACATCCAGCTGACAAGCTGCTCTTTGCTGGACTGGAGAATCCCCTCTGTAAACTTGAGACTCTCAC ATTGTGGTATTGTTGGATCTCACCGGGAGGCTGTGCTGCTCTGGCTttagctctgaaatcaaacccttcACACCTGAGAAAACTGGATCTGACTAAAAACAAAATAGGAAATACAGGGGTGAAGCTGCTCTCTGTTGGACTGGAGAATCCTTTGTGCAAACTTGAGACACTGAA GTTGTGGGATTGTAAAATAACAGAGGAAGGTTGTgctgctctggcttcagctctgaagTCAAACCCCTCACACCTCAGAAAACTGGATCTGACTGCAAATAAAATAGGAGACTccggagtgaagctgctctctacTGTACTGATGAATCCTCTCTGCAAACTGGAGAAGCTGAG